Proteins encoded by one window of Cannabis sativa cultivar Pink pepper isolate KNU-18-1 chromosome 4, ASM2916894v1, whole genome shotgun sequence:
- the LOC133037124 gene encoding uncharacterized protein LOC133037124 produces the protein MQLPPKVKIFAWKAINDALPVATSLVKRKVITDATCSVCQQAWESIGHALFTCTYARAVWRHSGLLFDWRLSSATYKGDYICHLSTIYSKPEMEQIMCTLWAIWTERNQVVHNKKAKLAQATASFALTYLNNYKSAQSKYQPAASSDFSNQQLQQHLLPTVRPPAAPPWQPPPAGAFKLNVDAAVDTSKNVTGVGAVIRASSGSVIAALSKQLVGNFKSHEMEALALFHSLNWALQQQLPLSQVETDALMVATALQAPFNSKSAFNDILVDISCLLSFFPNVTVSHVKRTANQAAHGLAKFALGVDETCYWFEDIPHPIYSVIVDELFV, from the coding sequence ATGCAACTTCCTCCAAAAGTTAAAATTTTCGCTTGGAAAGCGATAAATGATGCACTCCCAGTTGCAACATCATTGGTTAAACGGAAGGTAATAACAGATGCCACCTGCTCTGTCTGTCAACAAGCGTGGGAATCGATTGGACATGCTCTTTTCACTTGTACGTATGCTCGTGCAGTTTGGAGGCACTCTGGATTGTTGTTTGATTGGCGTCTTTCTTCTGCAACGTACAAAGGTGATTATATATGCCATCTTTCCACAATATACTCCAAACCTGAAATGGAACAAATTATGTGCACTCTTTGGGCTATTTGGACTGAACGCAATCAAGTGGTGCATAATAAAAAAGCTAAACTAGCACAAGCCACAGCCAGCTTTGCATTGACTTACTTGAACAACTACAAATCTGCCCAGTCCAAATACCAACCGGCTGCTTCTTCAGATTTTTCAAACCAGCAGCTTCAGCAACATCTTTTGCCGACTGTTCGACCACCTGCTGCTCCCCCGTGGCAGCCTCCTCCTGCTGGTGCTTTCAAGTTAAACGTCGATGCGGCTGTTGACACCTCCAAAAATGTCACGGGTGTTGGTGCTGTCATTCGCGCATCTTCGGGATCGGTTATAGCTGCACTCTCCAAGCAGTTAGTGGGCAATTTCAAGTCTCATGAAATGGAAGCTTTGGCTCTTTTTCATAGTTTAAACTGGGCTTTACAACAACAATTGCCTTTGTCCCAAGTTGAAACCGATGCTCTCATGGTGGCTACAGCTTTGCAAGCTCCCTTCAATTCAAAGTCTGCTTTTAATGATATACTTGTAGACATCTCTTGTCTTTTGTCCTTTTTCCCAAATGTAACTGTATCACATGTCAAACGCACTGCCAATCAGGCGGCTCAtggtttggcaaagtttgcattAGGGGTGGATGAGACATGTTATTGGTTTGAGGATATCCCTCATCCTATTTACTCTGTTATTGTAGATGAACtctttgtttaa